The following coding sequences are from one Sphingomonadaceae bacterium OTU29LAMAA1 window:
- the tuf gene encoding elongation factor Tu, whose translation MAKAKFERNKPHLNIGTIGHVDHGKTSLTAAITKVLAETTGGTAVDFANIDKAPEERERGITISTAHVEYETTNRHYAHVDCPGHADYVKNMITGAAQMDGAILVVSATDGPMPQTREHILLARQVGVPAMVVFMNKVDLVDDEEILELVELEIRELLSSYEFPGDDIPIIKGSATCALSGSNDTFGKDAVIELMKQVDEYIPQPERPLDKPFMMPIEDVFSISGRGTVVTGRVETGIVKVGEEVEIVGIHPTVRKTTVTGVEMFRKLLDQGQAGDNVGALIRGVARDEVERGQVLCKPGSIKPHTDFQSEVYVLSKEEGGRHTPFFANYRPQFYFRTTDVTGTVELPEGTEMVMPGDNISLGIKLIAPIAMDVGQRFTIREGGRTVGAGVVSEIAK comes from the coding sequence ATGGCTAAGGCAAAATTCGAGCGGAACAAGCCGCACCTCAACATCGGCACCATCGGCCACGTCGATCACGGCAAGACGTCGCTGACCGCCGCGATCACCAAGGTGCTGGCAGAGACGACCGGCGGCACCGCGGTCGACTTCGCGAACATCGACAAGGCTCCCGAAGAGCGCGAGCGCGGCATCACCATCTCGACCGCACACGTCGAGTATGAGACGACGAACCGCCACTATGCGCACGTCGATTGCCCCGGCCACGCCGATTATGTGAAGAACATGATCACCGGCGCGGCGCAGATGGACGGCGCGATCCTGGTCGTGTCGGCTACCGACGGCCCGATGCCGCAGACCCGCGAGCACATCCTGCTCGCCCGTCAGGTCGGCGTGCCGGCGATGGTCGTGTTCATGAACAAGGTCGATCTGGTCGATGACGAGGAAATCCTCGAGCTGGTCGAGCTGGAAATCCGCGAGCTGCTGAGCTCGTACGAATTCCCGGGCGACGATATTCCGATCATCAAGGGTTCGGCGACCTGCGCACTGTCGGGTTCGAACGACACGTTCGGCAAGGACGCGGTTATCGAGCTGATGAAGCAGGTCGACGAATACATCCCGCAGCCCGAGCGTCCGCTCGACAAGCCGTTCATGATGCCGATCGAGGACGTGTTCTCGATCTCGGGTCGTGGTACGGTCGTCACCGGCCGCGTCGAGACCGGCATCGTCAAGGTCGGTGAGGAAGTCGAGATCGTCGGCATCCATCCGACCGTCCGCAAGACCACGGTCACGGGCGTCGAGATGTTCCGCAAGCTGCTCGACCAGGGCCAGGCTGGCGACAACGTCGGCGCGCTGATCCGCGGCGTCGCTCGCGACGAAGTCGAGCGTGGCCAGGTGCTCTGCAAGCCGGGCTCGATCAAGCCGCACACCGACTTCCAGTCGGAAGTGTACGTGCTGTCGAAGGAAGAGGGTGGCCGTCACACGCCGTTCTTCGCCAACTATCGTCCGCAGTTCTACTTCCGCACGACGGACGTGACCGGCACCGTCGAGCTGCCCGAGGGCACCGAGATGGTCATGCCAGGCGACAACATCTCGCTCGGCATCAAGCTGATCGCGCCGATCGCCATGGACGTCGGCCAGCGCTTCACCATCCGTGAGGGCGGTCGTACCGTCGGCGCGGGCGTCGTGAGCGAAATCGCCAAGTAA